Proteins encoded within one genomic window of Amorphoplanes friuliensis DSM 7358:
- a CDS encoding nucleoside triphosphate pyrophosphohydrolase, protein MDPAGRIVLLVTSPRLPAGLLTAAAWDLARAHPVYTAAETEQAEALRASGVPVTVVEPDPETLITALSSHDTVIWLAGAAGDEDFARRLGLRLAREPSLAELELCYGSWDPPGARLLDAVAVMDRLVSPGGDPWKQQQTHASLAQYLLEESYEAYDAIVAGDLDALREELGDVLLQVVLHARLAEDRDEDERWSVDDVAGGLVDKMVRRNPHVFAGETVGSVEDIIDNWERIKKEEKARDSVLEGIALSQPALSLAAKILQRAGRAGLEVPLPTGTDLGATLLRLVAEARADGQDPEAALRQAALALAEEIRKAEG, encoded by the coding sequence ATGGATCCGGCCGGGCGGATCGTCCTGCTGGTCACGTCCCCGCGACTGCCGGCCGGTCTGCTCACGGCCGCGGCCTGGGACCTCGCCCGTGCCCACCCGGTCTACACGGCGGCCGAGACCGAGCAGGCCGAGGCGTTGCGCGCCTCCGGGGTGCCCGTCACGGTCGTCGAGCCCGACCCCGAGACGCTGATCACCGCCCTGTCCTCGCACGACACCGTGATCTGGCTGGCCGGTGCGGCCGGTGACGAGGACTTCGCCCGGCGGCTCGGCCTGCGGCTGGCCCGCGAGCCCTCCCTGGCCGAGCTGGAGCTCTGTTACGGCTCGTGGGACCCGCCCGGCGCCCGGCTGCTCGACGCCGTCGCCGTGATGGACCGCCTGGTGTCGCCCGGCGGTGACCCGTGGAAGCAGCAGCAGACCCACGCCAGCCTCGCGCAGTACCTGCTCGAGGAGAGCTACGAGGCGTACGACGCGATCGTCGCCGGTGACCTCGACGCGCTGCGCGAGGAGCTCGGCGACGTCCTGCTCCAGGTCGTCCTGCACGCGCGCCTCGCCGAGGACCGCGACGAGGACGAACGCTGGAGCGTCGACGACGTCGCCGGGGGACTGGTCGACAAGATGGTGCGGCGCAACCCGCACGTCTTCGCCGGCGAGACGGTCGGCAGCGTCGAGGACATCATCGACAACTGGGAACGCATCAAGAAGGAAGAGAAGGCGCGGGACTCGGTGCTCGAGGGCATCGCCCTGAGCCAGCCGGCGCTGTCGCTCGCGGCGAAGATCCTCCAGCGGGCCGGCCGGGCCGGTCTCGAGGTGCCGCTGCCCACCGGCACCGACCTCGGGGCGACGCTGCTGCGCCTGGTCGCCGAGGCGCGGGCGGACGGTCAGGATCCCGAGGCCGCCCTGCGGCAGGCGGCGCTGGCTCTGGCTGAGGAGATCCGCAAAGCCGAGGGGTGA
- a CDS encoding DUF885 domain-containing protein produces the protein MPEFVPLAESIVDAILQSDPALASFAGDHRYDDRLPDLSPGAVADRVTMLRDAADALAGTDPDDFDEQDKVDHAILAAVVERGMFELGDVREHEWNPLEHNPGPLLHTLMARSFAPVDERLTSLGGRLAAIPDALATARAVLRDVPRLHAEIAVGQFAGAASLIRTELPGLLAQAPALRGAVEPAAAAALDALGEFDSWLKQGLESGDPGRDPRLGRPLWEARLWHTLDTELPAAEVLARAERNLDEVGEQLREAAAELVGGPPTDETVRRALDTLAADHPDDSTIVDLAKVTMAEATEFVRAHDLMTLIDDPCVIEEMPEFARGVAVAYCDPPGPLETADVPTFYCIAPAPADWPKDRVESFYREYNDHMLRNLTVHEAMPGHFLQLAHSRRFRAATRVRSLGFSGPFVEGWAVYAEELMAGLGFGGLPVRLQQLKMQLRMSLNAVIDQLVHCEGLTEQDAMAMLTGRGFQEVGEAAGKWKRSLLTSTQLSTYFVGYTEVSAIAAARPFGATPKAWHDAMLAHGSPPPRHLRTLLGV, from the coding sequence ATGCCGGAGTTCGTGCCGCTCGCCGAGAGCATCGTCGACGCCATCCTTCAGAGCGACCCCGCACTGGCGTCGTTCGCCGGTGACCACCGATACGACGACCGCCTGCCCGACCTGTCACCCGGTGCGGTCGCCGACCGGGTCACCATGCTGCGCGACGCGGCGGACGCGCTGGCGGGCACCGACCCCGACGACTTCGACGAGCAGGACAAGGTCGACCACGCCATCCTCGCCGCCGTGGTCGAACGCGGCATGTTCGAGCTCGGCGACGTCCGCGAGCACGAGTGGAACCCCCTGGAGCACAACCCAGGGCCCCTGCTCCACACGCTGATGGCCCGCTCTTTCGCCCCGGTGGACGAGCGACTGACCAGCCTCGGCGGCCGGCTCGCGGCCATCCCCGACGCCCTCGCCACGGCCCGCGCGGTCCTGCGCGACGTGCCCCGGCTGCACGCCGAGATCGCCGTCGGCCAGTTCGCCGGTGCCGCTTCCCTGATCCGTACCGAACTGCCCGGCCTGCTCGCCCAGGCGCCCGCCCTGCGCGGTGCGGTCGAGCCGGCGGCAGCAGCGGCGCTGGACGCGCTGGGAGAGTTCGACAGCTGGCTCAAGCAGGGCCTGGAGAGCGGCGACCCGGGCCGCGACCCCCGCCTGGGCCGCCCGCTGTGGGAGGCCCGGCTCTGGCACACCCTCGACACCGAACTCCCGGCCGCCGAGGTCCTCGCCCGGGCCGAACGCAACCTCGACGAGGTCGGCGAACAGCTGCGGGAGGCCGCCGCCGAACTCGTCGGCGGCCCGCCCACCGACGAGACGGTCCGCCGCGCGCTGGACACCCTCGCCGCCGACCACCCCGACGACAGCACGATCGTCGACCTGGCCAAGGTGACGATGGCCGAAGCCACCGAGTTCGTCCGCGCCCACGACCTGATGACCCTGATCGACGACCCCTGCGTCATCGAGGAGATGCCGGAATTCGCCCGCGGCGTCGCGGTGGCCTACTGCGACCCGCCCGGCCCCCTCGAAACCGCGGACGTGCCCACGTTCTACTGCATCGCCCCGGCCCCCGCGGACTGGCCGAAGGACCGCGTCGAGTCGTTCTACCGCGAATACAACGACCACATGCTGCGCAACCTCACCGTCCACGAGGCGATGCCCGGCCACTTCCTGCAGCTGGCGCACTCCCGCCGCTTCCGCGCCGCCACCCGCGTACGCTCCCTGGGCTTCTCCGGCCCCTTCGTCGAAGGCTGGGCCGTCTACGCCGAGGAGTTGATGGCCGGCCTGGGCTTCGGCGGCCTCCCCGTACGCCTCCAGCAGCTCAAGATGCAGCTCCGCATGAGCCTGAACGCCGTGATCGACCAGCTCGTCCACTGCGAGGGCCTCACCGAGCAGGACGCCATGGCCATGCTGACCGGCCGCGGCTTCCAGGAAGTCGGCGAAGCCGCCGGCAAATGGAAGCGGTCCCTGCTCACCTCGACGCAGCTCTCCACCTACTTCGTGGGCTACACGGAGGTGTCAGCGATCGCGGCAGCCCGCCCCTTCGGCGCCACCCCCAAAGCCTGGCACGACGCCATGCTCGCCCACGGCTCCCCACCACCCCGCCACCTCCGCACCCTCCTCGGGGTCTGA